In one Drosophila pseudoobscura strain MV-25-SWS-2005 chromosome X, UCI_Dpse_MV25, whole genome shotgun sequence genomic region, the following are encoded:
- the LOC117184543 gene encoding small ubiquitin-related modifier 2-like: MSDEKKGGETEHINLKVLGQDNAVVQFKIKKHTPLRKLMNAYCDRAGLSMQVVRFRFDGQPINENDTPTSLEMEEGDTIEVYQQQTGGFY; the protein is encoded by the coding sequence ATGTCTGACGAAAAGAAAGGTGGTGAAACCGAACACATCAACTTGAAGGTGTTGGGACAGGACAATGCCGTGGtccaatttaaaattaaaaaacacacTCCGCTGCGAAAGTTGATGAACGCCTACTGTGACAGGGCCGGGCTGTCCATGCAGGTTGTGCGCTTCCGCTTTGATGGCCAGCCTATAAACGAGAACGATACCCCAACTTCGCTAGAGATGGAGGAAGGCGACACCATCGAGGTGTACCAGCAGCAGACCGGCGGTTTCTATTAA